Proteins encoded by one window of Salirhabdus salicampi:
- the lspA gene encoding signal peptidase II, with protein MWYYMLAIIIIVIDQWSKWIIDKTMMIHEQIPVIENVFYITSHRNRGAAWGILQGQMWFFYIVTAIVVIAIVYYLQKYGKEQPLLGVSLALILGGAIGNFIDRLFRKEVVDFLDVYILNYDYPIFNIADSALVTGVILFMIYTFLDERKKKRSH; from the coding sequence GTGTGGTATTATATGTTAGCCATCATCATTATTGTTATTGACCAATGGTCAAAATGGATAATAGATAAAACAATGATGATTCATGAACAAATTCCTGTAATTGAAAATGTGTTTTACATAACATCCCATCGCAATCGTGGCGCAGCATGGGGGATTTTACAAGGGCAAATGTGGTTCTTTTACATCGTAACTGCTATTGTCGTAATCGCCATCGTCTACTATTTGCAAAAGTACGGGAAAGAACAACCATTACTCGGAGTTTCATTAGCACTCATATTGGGTGGAGCAATAGGGAATTTTATTGACAGATTGTTCCGTAAAGAAGTTGTTGACTTTTTAGATGTTTATATTTTGAATTATGACTATCCCATTTTTAATATTGCTGATTCCGCACTTGTCACAGGTGTTATTCTATTCATGATTTACACATTCCTTGATGAAAGAAAGAAAAAAAGGAGCCATTAA